The following is a genomic window from Methanoculleus thermophilus.
GCTCGGCCGGGCTTTAGAAGAAGCGGACTGCCTGATCACGAACGAGGGAACCCTTGAGGAGTTCACTGCCGAGGTCCGCGCCCTGCTCTGCCGGCTGGGAGGGATAGGAGAATGAGTCTGGTACCATATTTTTCATCCTCATCCAAGGTCTGGGAGTCGCGGGACTGGGTCTTCGGGCTCGAGGAGATCGGGTATGCCGGCTGGGAGATTGTTGCCGACGGCAAATATCGGCTTGACAACCACGAGAACTTCGCCGCTATCCAGGATAACCTCGAGAGCACCGGCCTTCTTGCGACCGTTCACGCGCCTTACAGCGACTTAAACCTCGCATCACTCAACTACCCTATCTGGCGCGAATCGATCCGCCAGACCTGCTGCTGCATTCATTATGCCGCCGACCTGACAGACCGGGTGACGATCCATCCCGGGTTTGTCTCCCCCGTGGGAAAACTCGTTCCCGAGAAGGTCTGGGAGATGCAGAAGACTGCGCTTGTCGAGATCGGAAAGTACGCGGAGGACCACGGCGTTCTTGCGTGCCTCGAGAACATGATCAGCATTAAAGACTTCCTCTGCCGCTACCCCGAGGAGATCCTCGGGCTCACGGAGGGGATCGCGGGGATCGGGATCACACTAGACCTCGGGCATGCCAACACGAATGGTCTTGTCGATGCGTTCCTTGAGCATGTTCATGAGGTCAACCACCTGCACATCCACGACAACCACGGAGCGTCGGATGAGCATCTGGCGCTTGGTGACGGCACCATCCACTGGGAGAAGGCCGGACGGATCATCGCTCGGGACTACTCCGGTCCGGTTGTGATCGAGGGCCGGACGCTTGAAGAGGCAAAACGAAGCCTTGCAGCATTCAGGAAGTGGTTCATATAGCCGGCGAGACGTTGCATGTTCACTTCCTCGGCACAGCGGGGGCTCTCCCGTCTCCACAGAGGAACCCATCCTCGGTCCTGATTCGGCGCGGAGCCGACACTCTGCTCTTCGACTGCGGGGAGGGGACTCAGCAGCAGATGATGCGTGCCCGAACCGGATTTACGGTGAATGCCATCTTCATCACTCACTGGCATGCCGACCATTTTCTTGGTGTCTTCGGGCTCGTCGAGACGCTCGCGTTCATGGGGCGGACAGATCCGCTCCCGATCTACGGCCCACCCTGGGTCGAGGAGTTCGTTGAGATCGTGCAGAAGATCAACCGTCATGCCCGTGGGTTCCCCGTCACCGCACACACACTCGAGCATGGCTCGGTCGTACCCTTCAACGGTTACACCGTCCGGGCGTTCGCGACGCTCCATGGCATATCTGGACTTGGCTATGTGCTTGAGGAGGACGAGCGGCCCGGCAGATTCAATCGCGAGCGGGCCATCGAACTTGGTGTCCCGCCGGGTCCGCTCTTTGGACGACTTCAGCGCGGGGAGACGGTCCGCATCGTCCGTGACGGCGTCGAGGTTGAGGTCCGACCCGACGACGTACTGGGCATGCCGCGTCCCGGGCGGAAGATCGTCTATACCGGGGACACACGCCCGCTGCAGCACCAGCCCGATACTGCTGCATTGATCCGGGATGCAGACCTTCTGATCCATGATGCCACGTTCGATGATCAGGAGAGTAACCGGGCCCGCGAGGTCCTCCATTCGACCGCCGGCGAGGCGGGCGAGGCTGCAGCAGCATTAGGGGCCCGTATGCTTGCCCTGCTGCACATCAGCTCCCGCTACGCGAGCACAGCAAACCATATACGCGATGCAAAGCGACATTATGAGGGTGACGTGATCCTGCCAGCCGATCTGGCGGTGCTGGAGATCACATACAGGAGCTGATTGAGATGGACGGTGATGGTGATGGAGCAGGGCCTATCCAGCCAGAGCCACCTGATCCTGACGGGTCTTGGCGCCCTGCTCATCAGCGCCGCCATCTCGAGCGTTGCAGGCATTTATCTTGGTTCTGCCCGTGAAGTCCTCGCATTGATACCCGGCCTGATGGTGCTCCTGCCGTCGATAATCCATATTCGGGGGAGCATCGCCGGCGTCTTTGCATCACGCCTCTCCTCGGCGATGCACCTTGGGGAGTTCTCCATCGACTTTGAGGAAGGCTCCGTTCTCGGCGACAATATCCGCGCCTCGTTTGTCATAACGATTCTTATCGCGTTCGTTATCGGCGTCTTTTCCTATGCGGCGAGCCGCATCTTCGGGTACCCCGTGATTGGCGTCACCGACCTCGTGCTGATCTCGGTCGTCACAGGCATTGTCGCGGGAACTGTGGTGATGGGGATCACCCTGCTCGTTGCTCTTGCAAGTTACCGCTACGGTCTTGACCTCGACATGATCGGCGCACCGGCCGTCACCACCACAGGGGACCTCGTTACGCTTCCGATCCTCGTGCTCTCCGCGACGCTCATCGTGCATCTCTCTCCCGGATTCCGTCTGGTTCTCGGAGGTCTCGCAGTCGTGGTCGCCGTCGCGACCGTTCTCTACACCTGGCGCCGCTCGGAGGGGCTCGGCTCGATCGTCCGGGAAAATCTCTACCTCCTCATCCTGCTCAGCGTCCTCGGCACGCTGGCCGGTCTGACCTACTCCTTCAACCTCGAAGAACTGGTGACGGTCGCAGCCTTTCTCATCCTGATACCGCCGTTCACGGGAGGCCTTGGGTCAATTGGGGGCATTCTCGGGTCGCGTCTCTCGACCGGGATGCACACCGGCGAACTCAACCCCTCTATCCTTCCCGAGCGCGGCGTCGTGCATCATTTTATTATTTCCTACCTCTATACGTTGATATTGCTTCCACTGCTAGCGCTCATCGCGCATGGTGCAGCGGTGCTCATGGGGTTGAACAGCCCCGGCCTTGGGATACTGGTCGCCATCAGTCTTGTGGCGGGTCTGGTTGTCATGACACTGGTGAACGGCGTGGCGTACGTCACTGCGAGTCTTTCATTCCGCTACGGTCTCGATCCCGACAACTTCGGGATCCCTGTCGTCACAAGCCTGATCGACCTGATTGGCGCAGCTGCGCTCGTGGCCGTGATAGGCCTGCTGTTGTAGTGAAAGAAGATGAGAACGACGGTTATTAGACCATGATGGAACACGAATACCAACCGGTCAGTTTCAAAGATGTCCTCATTGAGATGAAGGATATCTCGGAGCTGATGGTTGATCTCTCTTACTCCGCAATACTCTTCGATAGCAAAGAGATCGCGCTTGAAGTGGTCAATCTCGAGGAGAGCATGAATAAACTGGTCTATCAGGCCAGGATTCAGAGTGTTCTTGCCGCGAGACGGATCGAAGAGGCAGAGGCAATGAGTGGTATGCTCCAGGTTGCCGAGGCCGCAGAGAGGATCGCGAATTCGGCCTCAGATATAGCAAAACTCATTCTAAAAGATATCAGGTTCCCGGCAAAACTCAAGCGTGTCTTTCCAGAGGCTGAAGAGATTGTCACCCGGGTTATTGTCAGTCAGGGCAGCGAACTTGCTGGCCATACGCTTGGTGACCTCAAAGTTCAGAGCACGACAGGGATGCAGGTGATTGCTATCCGACGTGGCAAGGGATGGATATACGATCCCGACAGGGTCACCCGGGTAGAGGGAGGAGATATCTTGATTGCGCGTGGCCCGGAAGCCGGAGAGGATCTCCTCTTCTCAATGGCCGGAGCACCGGAGCGCTCCCGAAGCGAACCACCACGCGCAGGAGAGGTCGACGATCTTGACCGGGCGGTTCAACTGATCATCGAGATGAAGAACCTCTCGGAGCTCTCCGTAGGGCTTGCGTATACATCGCTCCTCTTCAACAACAAGGAGGTTGCACATGAGGTAGTCGCCCTCGATTCAGCACTTGACGATATGCGTTATGACCTGGATCTCTGGGTCCTTGAAGCGGCGCGAAAGATCGAGGATGTGCACTATCTCCGTGGCCTGTTGTACATGTCCTCTTTTGCACAGGCAATCAGTGATTCCGCCCGCTCTATCGTCGACGTCATCCTGCGCGACATCGAGATCCCCCCGGTCTTCAAGAAGATCGTCCGGGAGTCGGACGAGATCATTACGAGGATTCCTGTGGCGGAGTCGTCACCACTTGTGGGGCAGACTCTCAAGGAGGCATCGCTCGGAACGGTGACCGGGATGGTCGTTCTTGCCATCAAGCACGGCGACCGCTGGGTCTACCGTCCGGGAAAGAGTGTCCGGCTGGAGAGCGGTGACATTATCATAGCAAAAGGCAGACGGGACGGTGAGTGCCGGTTGTATGAACTTGCCGGATACGCCCTCGAATTGCCTGAAGGGTAATTTGGTGAACAATTATGGAAGATACTGAAGATATAATCGTCTATCGCCTCGGAGCAAACTGCAGTCTTGACGAGGTGGAGGAAGGAAAGACTTATCTTGGGCGGGTGCAGGGCTTTGCTCCGTTCGGCGTCTTTGTCCAGTTAAATGACCGGGTCAAAGGACTCGTTCATAAGAGCAATGTGAAGTTGCAGCATACTGAGCGTGATCCAATCATCGTTCACGTTCTTCAGATCCGGAGTAACGGTAACATCGACCTTGAAGAAGTCACCCCGACCGTCTACCAGACCCTGAACGTGACCAAGAAGACGACGAGCGTGCTTCTTGCCGATATAGGGAAGAAGATCGGCAGAACGATCCTGATTGAGGGAGAGGTCGCCCAGATCAAGCAGACCTCGGGGCCGACGATCTTCACGATCGTTGACGAGTCCGGCACCGCGAACGCGGCAGCCTTCGTCGAAGCAGGTGTCCGCGCATATCCTGAGGTCGAACTTGGGGATATCGTCGCCCTTACGGGCGAGGTGATGCAGCGCAACAACCAGCTTCAGATTGAGGTCTCATCCATGGAGGTCATGGAGCCGGAGGGTGCGGCACGGGTCAGGGAGCGGATCGACGCGGCGCTGGATAGGCGTGCGGAGCCAGAGGATCTCCCGTTCTTCATTGAGAGCGAGGTCCTTGACGCTCTGCGACCACAGATGCGCCAGGTGGCAAAAGAGATCAGGAAAGCGATCCTGACCGCGCGGCCGATCATTCTCCGTCACCATGCGGATGCGGATGGTATATGCGCTGCCGTCGCGATCGAACAGGCAGTGACTGCGCTTATTCGCGAGAGCGGCGGAGACTTCGACGCGGAGTACTTCCTCTTTAAGCGTTCACCGTCCAAGGCCCCATTCTACGAGTTGGAGGATATTACCAGGGATATCGATTTTGCCCTCAAAGACAACGTCCGCTATGGCCAGAAGATGCCGCTGATCCTCTTGATGGACAACGGGTCCACCGAGGAGGATATGCCGTCGCTGAAGATTGCCCGGATCTACGATCTTCCGGTGATGGTCGTCGATCACCACCACCCCGATGAGATCGTGGATGACTATCTCATCGGGCACGTCAACCCCTACCACGTGGGCGGCGACTACGGGATCACGGCCGGGATGCTCGGCGCGGAGATCGCCCGCATGATCAATCCGAAGGTTGCGGACCAGATCCGGCACCTGCCGGCGATTGCGGGTGTCGGCGACCGAAGCGAAGCTCCGGAGCGTGCTCGCTATCTTGCACTCGTCGCACCGGAGTACTCTGAGGATGATTGCCGGGATATTGCGCTCGCGCTCGACTATGAGCAGTTCTGGCTCCGGTTCAGCGATGGGAGAGAGATTATCAAGGATATCTTAAACCTCTCCGGCAATCCCGACCGCCACGAACGTTTCGTCGACCTGCTGGTCGAAGAGGCGAACCGGGCGATCGAGGAGCAGCTCGAGGCCATTATGCCTCACGTGGAGAGCCGGATCCTGCCAAACGGTGCCAGGCTCTTCATGCTCGATGTGGAAATATTTGCCCATCGGTTCACGTTCCCGCCGCCTGGTAAGACCTCCGGGGAGGTGCACGACCGGCTGGTTCGGGAGCATCCGGGCGAACCTATTGTCACGATCGGATTTGGGCCGGACTTTGCCGTCCTGCGTTCCCGCGGCGTCATGATGAACATACCCAGGATGGTGCGCGAACTTCACAGCGAGATCGTTGGCGGAGGCGTGAGCGGTGGTGGCCACCTCGTTGTTGGGAGCATCAAGTTCGTTGAAGGAATGCGTGACGTGGTGATTGAGAGTCTGATCAAGAAGATTGGTGAGGCCCCAATCTGATCGCTATCTTTCTTGCTGGTACTGCAGCCAGGCTGTTTATCTGGTTGTTGTTAAAAGATCCTGATTTGTGGAACGTATTGGGATCGAAGAGATGTTTTGGCGCTGAAATTATGTCCGGACGCCACCATTCTAGCATCGTTTTTAGAGTCTCTGCCGGGTAACTGTGCATGAGGCCGTCACTGTGCGGGTGGCACCAGGCAGTTAACGGCGTGTGTGATTTTGACAATGATCGAAATATAAAAATATGTATATAGTTAACTGGGGTTCTCATGACCGAGAACCACTGGAGATGGAGAACGCTTCTCGTTGTGCTGTTTGTAACAGCAGCATTTACTCTTCCTGTAGCCGCTCAGAACACGACATCCACAGAACCTCTCACCTGGACGCTCGCTCCGACACCTGCTGAGACGACTGCTAACGCGACTCTGGAGGAGACCCCTATAGAAACTCTGGTTGAGGAGATCGCTACCGAGATCCCGGAGGAGACCTCGATAGAAACTCTGGTTGAGGCGACCACTACCGAGACTTCTGAGGAGACTCTGGTGACAACCCGTTATGAGACGACTGCCAACGAGACCCTGGAGGAAACCCCGACGGATACTCAAATTGAGGAACCCCTCAATGAGTCTCTGGAGAACCGAACTCTCAGCGCGGTTCCGGGTAACGAGACCCTTGACAACGAAACGTATAATGGGACTCTGGAGAGCGATATCGCCAACACGACGACCACTGTGACCGGACCGCCTGTTATCATCGGGACGGATGAGGAACCGATCGAGACAGCACCTGTCGAGAATACCACGGTCGATATGCCGACGTTCACGCCGATACAGGCAGCACAGGTCAACCCAAGTCCAACATCGGCGGCCCCCCTCTCGGTCATCGGCGCCATTGGGGCGATTGCAGTTGCCGCTCTCCTTGTTGTGATCTCAAGGAGAAGGAGGTAATGGTGGAAGATCAGAGGGGTGCGGGAGAGAGAAGAGCGGGGGCCCAGATGTGGATCCGGCCAGGCTCGATTGTTGCCGTGAAGCGCAGAAGGCTAACTTCCTTCTTTTCCAGCATCCACCCTGGCAATGGCCACTTCTTCTTTGTTGTACACTACGTTCCGACTTCATCGGTCGTCATGGCGGCGCCAATTTATATATAACGATTTATATACACAGGAGGTGATTCAAAGAGTTTAAATGGATAAACATAAATAGACCTATGCACTAAAACCACTTGCTCGGGGGCATATGGAAATGTCAACAAAAGATCGCATCAAAGAGAAATACAGCGATACCCAGCGAAAGATCCTGCACCACCTTAAGTCCGGGCTGAAAGCAGGTAAGTCTTACTTCAAATCCAAGTATATTGCAACAGATCTGGGTCTTTCGGCAAAAGAAGTGGGCATCAACCTTGCCATTCTCTCCGAGATCTGTGATGAGCTCGATATCAGGCGCTGGAGTTATTCGAACAGTACGACCTGGCGTGTCACTCCCCGTCCATCATAATTTTTATTCAGTAACGCTCTATTCTACGGCATGAAGATCATTGAGTTCGAAGCACCCGTTGAGTTTGTGGCTAACATCAACGAATACAAGGACTGCCTCATGTCTCAGGACAAGAACCATGAGAACCCTGAAGTGCTCTGGTTCAATATCGACGTCCCGAAGGGGCATGGCGTACGGGCCGGGGACCGGGTCAGAGTTACCGTCGAAAAGATTTGAGTTCAGAGATATTTGGGAAGGGTCTCCAGCGTGATGCGGTATGAGTCTATCTCATTCACGCTGACGATGAGGTAGAAGTCCTTCCCTCCTCTCTCAACATTTTTGATAATACTCCCCGGGTAGCGCAGTTCTGCTCCCTCAATGATGCTTCCGCTCTCCAGATCAACAAGTGCCATCCGAAAGTGCGCTGCCTCCGGTCTTACCGTTGCAGAGACACTGCAGTTCAGTCTCCAGACTGTGTAGGGTACGTGGAACGCCTCGGTGATCCCTCCCCGTGCCTCCTCAATGTAAGCGAACGGGACGATGCCTTCATTCTCCTTCCAGAGGGGATCAGACCCCCCGTACTGAGTGAGATTGCTGGGGAGATAGTAGAGAGGGTAACTCCAGATCTCACTTGTATAAGAAATTCTGGCAGGTCCGATTGGCATCGACGGCGTGGGTGTAGGGGGGGTCGTGATGGGAGGAGTCGGCGCGCCCTCTGGTGGCGTCGGTATCGGGGTTTCAGGTTCACTATTCACTGCATTCACTGCAGGAGGATGCTGAAAGACGATTCCTATGGCGGAAACGATAAGCAGGGCCGCAAGGATGCTGATGATGTCGCCTTTGTCCACAAAATTAGAGCGACGTGTAAAGTAAAAAGTGCTTCGGATTGTGTTTTCATCTACCCAAATATTGGGTCACTTTCTTCTCTAATGGTTTTAAGAAAACCCGGTTTAACTTTTAACTTGGTCTCATTAGAGATCACATTGCGGAAGCAATTAATATTGAGACTTGCATATGTCTTATCAAGCGCATGGAAGTTCCAGAGGTTCGTACATGGGTGATCTTTTACCTGCTCTCCTTTGTCGTACTTCTTGTAGCGACATTCATCACGACGCAGAATGCCGGGCAGCTCTGGATCAGCCTCATGCTCATCATCATCATAGTCGGTGTAAACCTCTGTTTACTGGTCTCTGAGTTGAAGCGTTACCAGGACCGGAAGGCCTTCATGCACAAGATGTCAGTCTTTGATGAGACTGAGACGGATAGAGACTCTTCCGGTCGACGCTGGTAGCATCTTGAGACATGAGTTCATCATGTCGCTTTCCGCAGTATCTTTTGTACGGCGCTGTAGGGAGTAAAGAGATGCTCGACTTCTCTTCCAAGGTATTCCGTTTTGCCCATAACATAATAGCCGTCAGTAGAAAGGGCGGTATGGAAGAGATATGTAAGCTCATTCTTCTGCTTCTCAGTGAAGTAAATCGTGACATTTCGGCAAACGACGATGTCAAGGTACCTCGCCACAGGAACGCCTGACATCAGGTCGTGTTGCCGAAATTTGACGAGTTCTCTGAGATGAGGACAGACCTCAAATGTACCGTCATCGCGACTGATAAAGTGTCTTCTGATCCGGTGCTTGTCTACGTTCTCAAGCGCTTTTAGATCGTAAATGCCGGCCATGGCTTTCTGGAGCGCCTCGGTGTCGATATCTGTTGCATATATCGTTACGTTGAGATCTCGATGGAGTGCCATTAACTCGTGTGCAAGGATGGCGATCGAATATGGTTCTTCGCCTGTGGCGCAACCGGCGCACCAGATCCTGATCAACTTCTTGTGGCGGGCGAGATCTGGAAGTATCTTCTGTTGTATGACTTCAAAGACATCCGGATCACGGAAGAATTTGGTGACGTTGATCGTGAGGGCTTTGCGGAGCAGGTCAATCTCCTCTGGATGCGTGAGAAGATACTTCTGGTAAGCCTCATAGTCCTCAGTGTTCGTAAGGCGCATCCTTGAGAGAATACGCCGCTTAATGTAATCCTCTTTATAGTTTGAACACTTAATCCGAACCAGCCTCTCTATGCACTTCTGAAGTGATGCAAATCCGTCCATACTGAAAAGTCCTCACGGGGCTGCTGATTATTGATTCTAGAAGTGGCTGAGATTTTCGATTACCTTCTGAATATCAAGCCAGATAATCAGATTTTTCATCTCATCGCCATTTTCGTTCCCAACCTTGATGATTCCTTTGACGTAGTCACCTATCGATGATGTAATGCCATCAGTGATCTGCTCGATCTGGTCCTCATGTATCGAGACAACGCTGTGAACGTCATCGACGATGATCCCCACGTTCGATCCGCCTGCTGCGTCCGGCATCAGCACAACAATTTTGTGGTTTTCGCTATTCTCGGCTCCTGGAAGGCCAAGGAGATCTCGAAGGTCAATTATGTTTGTGATCTCGCCTCGCAGATTGATGATGCCTGCAAGGTACCGGGGGGCACGGGGGAGTGGAGTGATTGGCATCATCTCCACAATCTCCCGAGCTATCTGGATATCCAGCGCGTAGTGTTCCTCCCCGAGCTGAAACTCCACGACATCTATGGATGCTGCCATCGGCTCTCCCTCAGTTCAACTTGAACTGCCTCATCATCTTCTCGAGCTGCTCGGCCATCTCTGCCAGTTCGTGCGCTGCGCTCCCGACCTCTTCTGTCGATGCACTGACTTCTTCAGCGAGGGCCGCCATATCCTCGGTGCGGGTCAGAGTCTCCTTGATCATGCTGTTGGACTCGTCCATCTTTTGCATGACCTCGTTCGTGGAGTTTGCCTGGTCTTCGGTGGCCTTGGTTATCTCGGTGATACCGTGGGTCACCACTTCCACGCCGTTGACGATGCGGTTTAAGCTTGCGATGACCTTGTTGACGCTCTCGATGCCTGCCTGGATCTCCTGGTGGGACGCCTGCATCGAGCCTGTAGTCTTCTCGGTGCTTGCCTGGATAGTCCGGATCAGGTCTTCGATATCCTGGCTCGCCCGCTTTGACTCACCGGCAAGGTTCCTGATCTCCCCGGCGACCACGGCAAACCCGCGACCATGCTCCCCTGCACGGGCGGCCTCGATTGCGGCGTTGAGCGCGAGGAGGTTGGTCTGGTTGGCGATGTCGGCGATAAGTTTGACAATGTTATCGATCTCGCGCATCTGGTTGTTGAGGGCGCTGATCTCATCCACGGTCTGTTTGGAGATCTCCTCGACAAGGTGCATCTTCTTCGTCGCAACTTCACCCAGGGCAGCCGCATCGTTTCCTTCCTTCGAGGCCTTCATGGCGTGCTCCATGACCTCCTGCGACGTGCTTGCGATTTCCTCGATGGATGCGGATAAGTCATTAATGTCCTTGTTGATCTCCTCGATCTTCTCAAGCTGCCGCCGCGCATCCTCCGAAGAATGCTGCGTCGAGGTCGCGACCTGCTCCGTGGCCCGGATGATCTCGTCCGAACTCTTGCTGACCTCTTTCGTTGTCTGGTCTACCTGTTGAACGGCCTTTGCCACCTCGGCGAGGAGAGAACGGATGGAAGTCAGTGAGGCATTATAATCGTTCTTAACGTTCCCCAGAGGATCATCGGCCTCTGTGGTCACAAATACTGTCATGTCACCTTTTGCCAAAGCGGCGAGCGCTTTTCCAAGTTCACTGGCGCTCCTTCCGAGTCTCTCGCTCTCCTGTTTGGCGGTTTCCATCAGTTCTTTAATCTGCTCCTCTTTCTTCCGCTGCTCGGTGATGTCGTTGTAGACGGTGAGGACCGAGTCGAGGTTCCCCTCACGGTTGAGGAGCGGGATGTTGTACCGCTCAAGGATGCGGATGCCGGATGGGAACTCTACCGTGACCTCTCCATGGTTTGCCTGCCGGCTGTGTATGGTGTCGATAATCCCCTGACCCGACTGGGAGAGATACTTCATGTCGTGGACGGTGAGCCTCGAGGCCTGATCTTGGGTGTACCCCGAGAGTTTCAGGAATGCCTTATTCGCCATTCTCAGTGTCGCATCCGGGTTCCAGAGGAGAATGGGCATCGGATTCTCCTGAACCATGACCTCGGTCTGCTCCTGCAGCTCCTTGACCCTCTCCATCTCTTCCTGTTGCTTGGTCCAGTCGTTCCAGACGTAGAAGGCCATCTCGATATTGCCGTCCTTATCGAGGATGGGAATGGCGTTCAGGGTAAGGTACTTCTTCACACCGTCAGGCCACTTGACCAGGGCATCAGTCCGTGCGAGCCTCTTCGTCTCGTAGCAGGCGTAGAAGTGTTCGCCGTCAAGGATGGTGATATCATAATCGTAGAGTTTCTTTGCAAGCGTCTCTTCCCGCGTTCCCCGCCACATCCGGACGTATTCGTCGTTGATGTCAATCCGGCTCTTATCGGGCCCGAGGAGTGCAATTGCAAGCGGATTCTGCTTGATCATCGCGTCCACACGGTACTCGGCCTTCTTGACCTCCTCTTCCTTCTCCTTCAGTTCGGTCCAGTCGTTCCAGA
Proteins encoded in this region:
- a CDS encoding sugar phosphate isomerase/epimerase family protein; this translates as MSLVPYFSSSSKVWESRDWVFGLEEIGYAGWEIVADGKYRLDNHENFAAIQDNLESTGLLATVHAPYSDLNLASLNYPIWRESIRQTCCCIHYAADLTDRVTIHPGFVSPVGKLVPEKVWEMQKTALVEIGKYAEDHGVLACLENMISIKDFLCRYPEEILGLTEGIAGIGITLDLGHANTNGLVDAFLEHVHEVNHLHIHDNHGASDEHLALGDGTIHWEKAGRIIARDYSGPVVIEGRTLEEAKRSLAAFRKWFI
- the rnz gene encoding ribonuclease Z encodes the protein MVHIAGETLHVHFLGTAGALPSPQRNPSSVLIRRGADTLLFDCGEGTQQQMMRARTGFTVNAIFITHWHADHFLGVFGLVETLAFMGRTDPLPIYGPPWVEEFVEIVQKINRHARGFPVTAHTLEHGSVVPFNGYTVRAFATLHGISGLGYVLEEDERPGRFNRERAIELGVPPGPLFGRLQRGETVRIVRDGVEVEVRPDDVLGMPRPGRKIVYTGDTRPLQHQPDTAALIRDADLLIHDATFDDQESNRAREVLHSTAGEAGEAAAALGARMLALLHISSRYASTANHIRDAKRHYEGDVILPADLAVLEITYRS
- a CDS encoding magnesium transporter; this encodes MRWTVMVMEQGLSSQSHLILTGLGALLISAAISSVAGIYLGSAREVLALIPGLMVLLPSIIHIRGSIAGVFASRLSSAMHLGEFSIDFEEGSVLGDNIRASFVITILIAFVIGVFSYAASRIFGYPVIGVTDLVLISVVTGIVAGTVVMGITLLVALASYRYGLDLDMIGAPAVTTTGDLVTLPILVLSATLIVHLSPGFRLVLGGLAVVVAVATVLYTWRRSEGLGSIVRENLYLLILLSVLGTLAGLTYSFNLEELVTVAAFLILIPPFTGGLGSIGGILGSRLSTGMHTGELNPSILPERGVVHHFIISYLYTLILLPLLALIAHGAAVLMGLNSPGLGILVAISLVAGLVVMTLVNGVAYVTASLSFRYGLDPDNFGIPVVTSLIDLIGAAALVAVIGLLL
- a CDS encoding potassium channel family protein; translated protein: MMEHEYQPVSFKDVLIEMKDISELMVDLSYSAILFDSKEIALEVVNLEESMNKLVYQARIQSVLAARRIEEAEAMSGMLQVAEAAERIANSASDIAKLILKDIRFPAKLKRVFPEAEEIVTRVIVSQGSELAGHTLGDLKVQSTTGMQVIAIRRGKGWIYDPDRVTRVEGGDILIARGPEAGEDLLFSMAGAPERSRSEPPRAGEVDDLDRAVQLIIEMKNLSELSVGLAYTSLLFNNKEVAHEVVALDSALDDMRYDLDLWVLEAARKIEDVHYLRGLLYMSSFAQAISDSARSIVDVILRDIEIPPVFKKIVRESDEIITRIPVAESSPLVGQTLKEASLGTVTGMVVLAIKHGDRWVYRPGKSVRLESGDIIIAKGRRDGECRLYELAGYALELPEG
- a CDS encoding DHH family phosphoesterase, which produces MEDTEDIIVYRLGANCSLDEVEEGKTYLGRVQGFAPFGVFVQLNDRVKGLVHKSNVKLQHTERDPIIVHVLQIRSNGNIDLEEVTPTVYQTLNVTKKTTSVLLADIGKKIGRTILIEGEVAQIKQTSGPTIFTIVDESGTANAAAFVEAGVRAYPEVELGDIVALTGEVMQRNNQLQIEVSSMEVMEPEGAARVRERIDAALDRRAEPEDLPFFIESEVLDALRPQMRQVAKEIRKAILTARPIILRHHADADGICAAVAIEQAVTALIRESGGDFDAEYFLFKRSPSKAPFYELEDITRDIDFALKDNVRYGQKMPLILLMDNGSTEEDMPSLKIARIYDLPVMVVDHHHPDEIVDDYLIGHVNPYHVGGDYGITAGMLGAEIARMINPKVADQIRHLPAIAGVGDRSEAPERARYLALVAPEYSEDDCRDIALALDYEQFWLRFSDGREIIKDILNLSGNPDRHERFVDLLVEEANRAIEEQLEAIMPHVESRILPNGARLFMLDVEIFAHRFTFPPPGKTSGEVHDRLVREHPGEPIVTIGFGPDFAVLRSRGVMMNIPRMVRELHSEIVGGGVSGGGHLVVGSIKFVEGMRDVVIESLIKKIGEAPI
- a CDS encoding DUF7123 family protein; this translates as MSTKDRIKEKYSDTQRKILHHLKSGLKAGKSYFKSKYIATDLGLSAKEVGINLAILSEICDELDIRRWSYSNSTTWRVTPRPS
- a CDS encoding CheR family methyltransferase translates to MDGFASLQKCIERLVRIKCSNYKEDYIKRRILSRMRLTNTEDYEAYQKYLLTHPEEIDLLRKALTINVTKFFRDPDVFEVIQQKILPDLARHKKLIRIWCAGCATGEEPYSIAILAHELMALHRDLNVTIYATDIDTEALQKAMAGIYDLKALENVDKHRIRRHFISRDDGTFEVCPHLRELVKFRQHDLMSGVPVARYLDIVVCRNVTIYFTEKQKNELTYLFHTALSTDGYYVMGKTEYLGREVEHLFTPYSAVQKILRKAT
- a CDS encoding chemotaxis protein CheW, with protein sequence MAASIDVVEFQLGEEHYALDIQIAREIVEMMPITPLPRAPRYLAGIINLRGEITNIIDLRDLLGLPGAENSENHKIVVLMPDAAGGSNVGIIVDDVHSVVSIHEDQIEQITDGITSSIGDYVKGIIKVGNENGDEMKNLIIWLDIQKVIENLSHF